A section of the Equus caballus isolate H_3958 breed thoroughbred chromosome 21, TB-T2T, whole genome shotgun sequence genome encodes:
- the GAPT gene encoding protein GAPT isoform X1, with translation MAYHSNFLFLNFLLCCYLPLISASSCDLLVEKEEELNNIPPDTVQLYINDCKVNSIRYNENHLRKLSLLNLSSNCIRTLPDNVLSDLKEKCLKELPKLLLNHTLQGITSVCTCDFIKGSVIPLNNTVCAEMLKNCGNTSAAIAIGISLLLLLVICGIGCVWHWKQRNTTQFSLPKFLQRRSSRRKDYTKTVSLSPYVINSRHKISVQTQDHRSAVRGTDIHGNYENVKVSPLNAKEETEKELYQNIQQCNLEEHIYGNEAPSKYCNFQNLHTSEVPQDEDIYILPDS, from the coding sequence ATGGCGTATCATTCAAACTtccttttcttgaattttttactTTGCTGTTATCTTCCACTCATTTCTGCTTCATCTTGTGATTTACTggtagaaaaggaagaggagttGAATAACATCCCCCCTGACACAGTGCAATTATACATTAACGATTGTAAAGTAAACAGCATCAGATACAACGAGAACCATCTTCGAAAACTAAGTTTACTCAATCTCTCCTCTAATTGCATCAGGACTTTGCCAGATAATGTTCTTTCAGATCTGAAAGAGAAATGCCTAAAAGAGCTTCCAAAACTACTTTTGAACCATACCTTACAAGGAATTACATCAGTCTGTACCTGTGATTTTATTAAGGGATCTGTCATACCACTAAATAACACTGTTTGTGCAGAAATGTTGAAAAACTGTGGAAATACTTCAGCAGCCATTGCTATAGGAATTTCGCTTCTTTTGCTGTTGGTGATCTGTGGAATTGGGTGTGTTTGGCACTGGAAACAACGTAACACAACACAATTTTCCCTACCGAAGTTTTTGcaaaggagaagcagcaggagaaaagaCTATACTAAAACAGTCTCCTTGAGTCCCTATGTTATCAACTCAAGGCATAAAATCTCAGTTCAAACCCAAGACCACAGATCTGCTGTGAGGGGGACTGACATACATGGAAACTAtgaaaatgtgaaagtgagtCCTCTCAATGCTAAAGAAGAAACCGAGAAGGAACTATACCAGAACATTCAGCAGTGCAATTTGGAGGAGCACATCTATGGAAATGAGGCGCCGTCTAAGTATTGTAACTTCCAGAATCTTCATACTTCTGAAGTCCCTCAAGATGAAGACATATATATTCTTCCAGATTCataa